One window from the genome of Pseudomonadota bacterium encodes:
- a CDS encoding patatin-like phospholipase family protein: MSTKKRVYTVLVIDGGGVRGLIPARMLEEIEKKTGKHTSELFDMIAVTSAGALVGASLTVPSADDPKKPRYTASEVLQTFKREAPNIFPNIKFRNIKHFVPGADGYYDVENFEKILKTLYGETKMGESLTDLIVTATDMKAYRPAWIQNIKKLSDKDGWRNMDLWEAVRASCTAPSLFQAKYTYTAPNPNTPDVRERYTFLDGNIFSASAPRYAYTKAKQAAPPDAEIVVVHIGTAFQKLSASPDEFNKVSPMTLLKETVGLMIHMNGTAVLDDLKSEIGDRLFSFDQSIDKYAPDINPSIRLDDASEKNLNALLDYSERLVEDYGDDLDRLCEILKSKVYVDQAYTQSRAALTELTDILADTKNTKELNIAYTKVVKYSSDVDVTDIPAEDRDIQELAKNLEEDHLNQLDRVVGVLRERKRYQEKPTSKFKNGLKAVFMPWTLWKKKDKPANDNPAGDTAENKPSPQQKKGKAPKR, translated from the coding sequence ATGAGCACGAAAAAACGCGTTTACACGGTTTTGGTGATCGACGGGGGTGGTGTACGCGGGTTAATTCCCGCAAGAATGTTGGAAGAAATCGAAAAAAAGACGGGTAAACATACATCCGAGCTCTTCGATATGATTGCCGTGACCTCGGCAGGCGCACTTGTCGGTGCCAGCCTGACGGTTCCGTCCGCAGATGACCCGAAAAAACCGCGCTATACCGCCAGTGAAGTTCTCCAGACCTTCAAACGCGAAGCGCCGAATATTTTTCCGAATATCAAATTCCGTAATATCAAACATTTCGTTCCCGGTGCGGACGGTTATTATGATGTCGAGAATTTTGAGAAAATTCTGAAAACCCTTTACGGCGAAACAAAAATGGGCGAAAGCCTGACCGATCTGATTGTCACGGCAACGGATATGAAAGCCTATCGCCCGGCCTGGATTCAAAACATCAAAAAACTCTCCGATAAGGACGGCTGGCGCAATATGGATTTGTGGGAAGCAGTGCGCGCAAGCTGCACGGCACCGTCGCTGTTTCAGGCAAAATATACCTATACCGCCCCCAATCCCAATACGCCGGATGTGCGTGAGCGTTATACCTTTTTAGACGGTAATATCTTCAGCGCCTCCGCCCCGCGTTACGCCTATACCAAGGCAAAACAGGCGGCACCGCCGGATGCGGAAATTGTTGTTGTGCATATCGGCACGGCCTTTCAGAAACTCAGCGCGTCTCCGGATGAATTTAATAAAGTGTCACCCATGACACTGCTGAAAGAAACCGTCGGATTGATGATTCATATGAACGGCACTGCCGTATTGGATGATTTAAAATCCGAAATCGGTGACCGCTTGTTCAGTTTTGACCAGTCGATTGACAAATATGCGCCTGATATCAACCCGTCGATTCGTCTGGATGACGCTTCGGAGAAGAACCTGAACGCCCTGCTCGATTATTCCGAGCGTCTGGTTGAGGATTACGGTGATGATCTCGACAGGCTTTGCGAAATTCTGAAAAGCAAAGTCTATGTCGATCAGGCCTATACGCAAAGCCGCGCCGCATTGACGGAGCTGACCGATATCCTGGCCGATACCAAAAACACGAAAGAGCTGAATATCGCCTATACCAAAGTGGTGAAATATTCCAGCGATGTCGATGTCACAGATATCCCCGCGGAAGACCGGGATATTCAGGAACTGGCCAAGAACCTTGAGGAAGACCATTTAAACCAGCTGGACCGGGTTGTCGGCGTCTTGCGTGAAAGAAAACGCTATCAGGAAAAACCGACCAGCAAATTCAAAAACGGGCTGAAAGCGGTCTTTATGCCATGGACATTGTGGAAGAAAAAAGATAAACCTGCCAATGACAATCCTGCCGGAGATACCGCAGAGAACAAGCCGTCTCCGCAGCAGAAAAAAGGCAAGGCTCCGAAGCGCTGA
- the lpdA gene encoding dihydrolipoyl dehydrogenase translates to MSNFDLIVIGGGPGGYVAAIRAAQLGMKTALVEREHLGGICLNWGCIPTKALLRSAEVYHLIQHADAFGLSVKDVSIDFSKIIKRSRGVAAQLSAGIAHLMKKNKVTVFNGHGKLAGSGKVTVETPDKKTETLTAKNIILATGARARALEGKEPDGKLIWSYKEAMTPDTLPQSLLVVGSGAIGIEFASFYRTLGVDVTVVEVMDRILPVEDAEISTFAQKQFEKQGMKIITSAKLGDFKKGANNVTVPLEAGGKKQELTVDRVIMAVGIVGNVENLGLENTKIKTDRTHVTVNEWSETGEKGVYAIGDLAGPPWLAHKASHEATICVEKIAGVKDVHPLKTGLIPGCTYCMPQVASVGLTEAAAKEKGHQVKVGRFPFIGNGKAIALGEPEGMVKTVFDAKTGELLGAHMIGAEVTELIQGYGIAKTLETTEAELMHTVFPHPTLSEMMHESVLDAYGRALHF, encoded by the coding sequence ATGTCAAATTTTGATCTCATCGTTATCGGTGGCGGACCCGGCGGCTATGTTGCCGCTATCCGTGCCGCACAGCTGGGTATGAAAACCGCCTTGGTTGAGCGTGAACATCTGGGCGGCATCTGCCTGAACTGGGGCTGTATTCCGACGAAAGCGCTGCTCCGCTCTGCCGAAGTTTATCACCTGATTCAACATGCTGATGCTTTCGGTCTGTCGGTCAAGGATGTCAGCATCGATTTCTCAAAAATCATCAAACGCTCGCGCGGTGTCGCGGCACAGCTCAGCGCCGGAATCGCGCATCTGATGAAAAAGAATAAAGTCACCGTCTTTAACGGCCACGGCAAACTGGCCGGCAGCGGCAAAGTCACGGTTGAAACACCGGATAAAAAAACCGAAACCCTGACGGCAAAAAATATCATTCTCGCAACAGGCGCACGCGCACGCGCGCTGGAAGGCAAAGAGCCGGACGGCAAGCTGATTTGGAGCTATAAGGAAGCCATGACACCGGACACGCTGCCGCAATCACTGCTGGTCGTCGGCTCGGGCGCAATCGGTATCGAATTCGCCAGCTTCTACCGCACGCTTGGCGTCGATGTTACGGTCGTTGAAGTCATGGATCGTATTCTGCCGGTGGAAGATGCGGAAATTTCCACCTTCGCGCAAAAACAGTTTGAGAAACAGGGGATGAAAATCATCACCTCCGCCAAACTCGGCGATTTCAAAAAAGGCGCAAATAACGTCACCGTCCCGCTCGAAGCAGGCGGTAAAAAGCAGGAACTGACGGTTGACCGCGTTATCATGGCGGTCGGCATTGTCGGCAATGTTGAAAATCTCGGTCTGGAAAACACCAAAATCAAAACGGACCGCACGCATGTCACCGTCAATGAATGGTCGGAAACGGGTGAGAAAGGCGTTTATGCCATCGGTGATCTCGCAGGACCGCCTTGGCTGGCGCATAAAGCCAGTCACGAGGCCACAATCTGCGTTGAGAAGATCGCAGGCGTCAAAGATGTTCACCCGCTGAAAACGGGTCTGATCCCCGGCTGTACCTATTGCATGCCGCAGGTCGCTTCTGTCGGACTGACCGAGGCCGCCGCAAAAGAAAAAGGCCATCAGGTCAAAGTCGGACGCTTCCCTTTTATCGGCAACGGTAAGGCGATTGCTTTGGGTGAGCCGGAAGGCATGGTCAAAACCGTCTTTGATGCCAAAACCGGTGAGCTGCTCGGCGCCCATATGATCGGCGCGGAAGTCACGGAACTGATTCAAGGCTACGGCATTGCCAAAACGCTGGAAACGACCGAGGCGGAATTGATGCACACCGTCTTCCCGCATCCGACCCTGTCGGAAATGATGCATGAATCAGTGCTGGATGCATACGGCCGCGCGTTGCATTTCTAA
- a CDS encoding PH domain-containing protein translates to MLYVQQSLGPNEEILMGARFHWMYTVNAVIWILMGISAGFALAYGAIWWEISQQIKAQFPSLPPEQFENAKKFILDQQGGYLKILWGLHPAVRFMVMGFFIMGLFIFASMMIVKATTEIAITTDRLVYKRGLIARHVGELSIDRIEGVTVSQGIIGRMFGYGRVVVRGMGVGEVLLPPIDSPIDFRRAVQEAQNVQSRSNVPSKPDEF, encoded by the coding sequence ATGCTTTACGTACAACAATCTTTAGGACCAAATGAAGAAATCCTGATGGGCGCAAGATTCCACTGGATGTACACCGTCAATGCCGTTATCTGGATTTTGATGGGAATCAGTGCGGGCTTTGCGCTCGCCTATGGCGCCATCTGGTGGGAAATCAGCCAGCAGATCAAAGCGCAATTCCCCAGCCTGCCTCCCGAACAGTTTGAAAATGCGAAAAAATTCATTCTTGACCAGCAGGGCGGCTATCTCAAAATTCTCTGGGGTCTGCACCCCGCTGTCCGCTTTATGGTGATGGGCTTTTTCATTATGGGTCTGTTTATTTTCGCCAGCATGATGATTGTGAAAGCGACAACGGAAATCGCCATCACCACTGACCGTCTTGTCTATAAGCGCGGATTGATTGCCCGCCATGTCGGTGAGCTGAGTATCGACCGGATTGAGGGCGTGACGGTCAGTCAGGGGATTATCGGCAGGATGTTCGGCTATGGCCGCGTGGTCGTGCGCGGAATGGGGGTCGGGGAAGTCCTGCTGCCGCCGATTGATTCACCGATTGATTTCCGCCGCGCCGTGCAGGAGGCGCAAAATGTGCAATCACGCAGTAATGTGCCATCAAAACCGGATGAATTTTAA
- a CDS encoding D-Ala-D-Ala dipeptidase — MKQKQIPPADLQAFDDFTATQPIAVDLVYAQPEHRDNIFGCALYRGDAKLWGHKDIVALTLLAAQICHKEYGWILEIKDSLRPVEAQAAMQETAIVRANPHWMEEPRLLSPPGHGGHPRGMAIDLLPLTENGEEIDMGTRFDHLSEDRSNNPAARDYTAFSEDEAYNNLIVENRRKLTDAMLDAAAQNGMELLPLPQEWWDFRFYPAYTKSFLPLFDADLPEEMQMMLHGDGRVYSERTYP; from the coding sequence ATGAAACAAAAACAGATACCCCCTGCGGATTTACAGGCATTTGATGATTTTACCGCGACGCAGCCGATTGCGGTTGACCTTGTCTATGCGCAGCCTGAACACCGCGATAATATCTTCGGATGTGCCCTATACCGCGGGGATGCGAAATTATGGGGACATAAGGATATTGTGGCCTTAACACTGCTGGCGGCGCAAATCTGTCACAAGGAATATGGCTGGATATTGGAGATCAAGGATTCGCTGCGTCCCGTCGAGGCGCAGGCCGCTATGCAGGAAACAGCGATTGTCCGCGCCAATCCGCATTGGATGGAAGAGCCGCGGCTGTTATCGCCGCCGGGACATGGCGGACATCCGCGCGGTATGGCGATTGATCTGCTGCCCTTGACGGAAAACGGCGAGGAGATTGATATGGGGACGCGGTTTGACCATCTTTCGGAAGACCGCAGCAATAATCCGGCGGCGCGGGATTATACCGCTTTTTCAGAGGATGAAGCCTATAACAATCTGATTGTTGAAAACCGCAGGAAACTGACGGATGCGATGCTGGATGCGGCGGCGCAAAACGGTATGGAGCTGTTGCCGCTGCCGCAGGAATGGTGGGACTTCCGCTTTTACCCCGCCTATACAAAAAGTTTTTTACCGCTTTTCGATGCGGATCTGCCGGAAGAGATGCAAATGATGCTGCATGGTGACGGCAGAGTATATTCAGAAAGAACATATCCATGA
- a CDS encoding VWA domain-containing protein yields the protein MADKNSNKERKKLQNILKEPLTGHRVMLASTFRAAQSGAPVEFGLEDLKKFVATIPGQNDDFKAEVQNMLEALQSGKAPKRPQINTPSKQVLWGAGLTYLALNPDQLGEWEKPVDWQGLEKSGLWKQLTESSYATQELLSHSQNVEEVLRHRHTAYKWGKPGSGVGYDQNSNKINIDFMHCLVVGFEHARADVMREIGYAYLSRSYPERMQKVYKELSPLLVKSRKASAKKGPQLSKDEYKQMRVLSAEWQLRHMLFKAAEGNTVNKYVDNLGQVRMQDFGVSLNNSGVTSEGFGFMPPPKKGNNMSEELARYLNLVHTVRISFFQNNGLFDNDDAAWKQGGVDTDQVRTLESLKKKTAGGPKGVDHPDFKMLLDLCRGDEGLENLQPKQHERLYGDDVIERKIRENDKKRNQIITHIWDLYAEELIEKILEQTAEQVEQQLENGEQNKDENKNDHLQNQDGPPQQQDGQQQDGQDQDGQDGQDGQDGQDGQDGQQGQQGQQGQQGQQGQQGQQGDQSGQKGDQSGQDGQPSDQKGDQSGQDGQQSDQNGDQSGQDGQQSDQNGDQNSQDGQDGQSGDQNGDQQDGQGQNGDGTPEEGKLGTDEDSTVPVDGAGDMPNVEDAAETPGQEGQGQDADGQDGDGQDGQGQDGQDGQDGQDGQDGQKGQKGDQSGDPSESSDQAGTGDGKSLSELAKQDWTQYEKRVAELRGPIMQTRKVFKRVQDLQMQNKKKKSSSMDILPQDGEVMDRFNMEAHKHLTLKKAIGDVQEDDLKRFHLDDDYEIPAEIDILIMIDGSGSMGMGGGSSASPLESALQAGAILYEAAAGKDMKMNVYVGMWGDSNAPIKIKPGDNRTKIGQVMQAMRSGLHSGTDLAPAIKRAAETISEQRGKGDTLSGFTHILVLSDGDIGDQAESVKNLQSLFKFCDKVTMDTAIIKPRGGSSEMERMAKTFKGKKSKPNEEIGTVIENKGDAVPMAIVGLLLNKIRKCGSFKAEPHQKKRRDMKKAANEMKKRGGGRRW from the coding sequence ATGGCAGATAAGAACAGCAATAAGGAACGCAAAAAACTTCAGAATATTCTGAAGGAGCCGCTGACTGGTCACCGTGTCATGCTGGCCTCGACGTTTCGCGCTGCGCAATCCGGCGCTCCCGTGGAATTCGGTCTTGAAGATCTTAAAAAATTCGTTGCGACGATTCCCGGCCAGAATGATGATTTCAAGGCCGAGGTGCAAAATATGCTGGAGGCTTTGCAATCCGGTAAGGCACCGAAACGTCCGCAAATCAACACCCCGTCCAAACAGGTTCTGTGGGGCGCGGGTCTGACCTATCTTGCTTTGAACCCCGACCAGCTTGGTGAATGGGAAAAGCCTGTCGATTGGCAGGGGCTTGAAAAATCCGGATTGTGGAAGCAATTGACGGAAAGCAGCTATGCAACGCAGGAGCTGTTGTCGCATTCGCAGAATGTCGAGGAAGTGCTGCGTCACCGCCATACCGCATATAAATGGGGTAAGCCCGGCAGCGGTGTCGGATACGACCAGAACAGCAATAAAATCAATATCGACTTCATGCACTGCCTTGTCGTCGGTTTCGAGCACGCCCGTGCCGATGTGATGCGCGAGATCGGTTACGCCTATCTGTCACGCAGCTATCCCGAGCGGATGCAGAAAGTTTATAAAGAGCTGTCGCCGCTTTTGGTGAAGTCACGCAAAGCGTCTGCGAAAAAAGGCCCGCAGCTGTCGAAAGACGAGTATAAGCAAATGCGTGTCTTGAGCGCCGAATGGCAGCTGCGCCATATGCTGTTTAAAGCGGCTGAAGGCAATACGGTCAATAAATATGTGGATAATCTGGGTCAGGTGCGGATGCAGGATTTCGGTGTCTCGCTGAATAATTCCGGCGTGACCTCCGAAGGATTCGGCTTTATGCCGCCGCCGAAAAAAGGCAATAACATGTCAGAAGAGCTGGCGCGTTACCTGAACCTTGTTCACACGGTGCGGATCAGCTTCTTCCAGAATAACGGTTTGTTTGATAATGACGATGCGGCCTGGAAACAGGGCGGTGTTGATACGGATCAGGTGCGGACGCTGGAGTCGCTGAAAAAGAAAACGGCGGGCGGTCCGAAAGGCGTTGACCACCCCGATTTCAAAATGCTGCTGGATTTATGCCGCGGTGATGAAGGTCTTGAAAATCTGCAGCCGAAACAGCATGAGCGTCTGTATGGCGATGATGTGATCGAGCGCAAAATCCGTGAAAACGATAAAAAGCGTAATCAGATTATCACGCATATCTGGGATTTATACGCGGAAGAATTGATCGAAAAAATTCTGGAGCAAACAGCCGAGCAGGTTGAGCAACAGCTTGAGAACGGCGAACAGAATAAAGACGAAAATAAAAACGATCATCTGCAAAATCAGGATGGTCCGCCGCAACAGCAGGACGGACAGCAGCAGGACGGTCAGGATCAGGATGGCCAAGACGGTCAGGACGGCCAAGATGGTCAAGACGGTCAGGATGGTCAGCAGGGCCAACAAGGTCAACAGGGCCAGCAGGGTCAACAAGGCCAGCAAGGCCAGCAAGGCGACCAGAGCGGCCAAAAAGGCGATCAAAGTGGTCAGGACGGCCAGCCGAGCGACCAAAAGGGCGATCAGAGCGGTCAAGACGGCCAGCAAAGTGACCAAAATGGTGATCAAAGCGGTCAGGATGGCCAGCAGAGTGACCAGAACGGCGATCAAAACAGCCAAGACGGTCAGGATGGTCAATCCGGCGATCAGAATGGTGACCAGCAGGACGGTCAAGGTCAAAACGGTGACGGCACGCCTGAAGAAGGCAAGCTGGGAACCGATGAAGACAGCACGGTTCCTGTTGACGGTGCCGGTGATATGCCGAATGTTGAAGATGCTGCTGAAACGCCGGGCCAAGAAGGGCAAGGTCAGGATGCGGACGGCCAGGACGGCGACGGTCAGGACGGCCAAGGTCAGGATGGCCAAGACGGTCAGGACGGACAAGACGGTCAGGATGGTCAAAAAGGCCAGAAGGGCGATCAATCCGGTGACCCGAGCGAATCCAGCGATCAGGCCGGAACCGGTGACGGTAAATCACTGTCTGAACTGGCAAAGCAGGACTGGACACAGTATGAGAAACGTGTTGCGGAATTGCGCGGCCCGATCATGCAGACACGGAAGGTCTTTAAGCGCGTACAGGATCTGCAAATGCAGAATAAAAAGAAGAAATCCTCTTCGATGGATATTCTGCCGCAGGATGGCGAAGTTATGGACCGCTTCAACATGGAGGCGCATAAGCATCTGACGCTGAAAAAAGCGATCGGTGATGTGCAGGAAGATGATTTGAAACGCTTCCACCTTGATGATGATTACGAAATCCCGGCCGAGATCGATATTCTGATTATGATTGACGGTTCCGGCTCTATGGGTATGGGCGGCGGCTCCAGTGCAAGCCCGCTGGAAAGCGCGCTGCAGGCAGGTGCGATTCTGTATGAAGCGGCTGCCGGTAAAGACATGAAGATGAATGTCTATGTCGGAATGTGGGGCGATTCAAACGCGCCGATCAAGATTAAGCCCGGCGATAACCGCACCAAAATCGGTCAGGTTATGCAGGCAATGCGTAGCGGTTTGCACAGCGGTACCGATCTGGCGCCTGCGATTAAACGTGCGGCGGAAACGATTTCCGAACAGCGCGGCAAAGGCGATACATTGAGCGGCTTTACGCATATTCTGGTTCTGTCCGATGGTGATATCGGCGATCAGGCGGAATCGGTTAAGAATCTACAATCGCTGTTTAAATTCTGTGACAAAGTCACGATGGATACGGCCATTATTAAGCCGCGCGGCGGTTCGTCCGAAATGGAACGGATGGCCAAGACCTTTAAAGGCAAGAAAAGTAAACCGAATGAAGAAATCGGTACCGTCATCGAAAATAAAGGTGATGCTGTTCCGATGGCGATTGTCGGCTTGCTGCTGAACAAGATCCGCAAATGCGGCAGCTTTAAAGCCGAGCCGCATCAGAAAAAACGTCGTGATATGAAGAAAGCGGCGAATGAGATGAAGAAACGCGGCGGCGGACGCAGATGGTAG
- the pyrF gene encoding orotidine-5'-phosphate decarboxylase: MTSKIFCAIDTTDSEKAAQLVRQVSPHLGGIKLGMEFFYALGQDGVRRVLENAAEDTGFFLDLKLHDIPNTVSGAVKAVAPLNPAFLTIHAGGGKNMVTAAVDAAKTHAPAMTILAVTVLTHMTAQDLQQTGAGNDTEAQVLRLAETALEAGAGGLVCSPLEIAALRQRFGTAPVLMVPGIRPAEERVTQDDQSRIMTPKQAFSAGANHLVIGRPITQAADPAAAAAKIAAAIPPCTAAA, from the coding sequence ATGACATCAAAAATTTTCTGCGCCATTGACACCACCGATTCTGAAAAAGCCGCACAGCTTGTCCGGCAGGTGTCCCCGCATCTGGGCGGTATCAAACTGGGGATGGAATTTTTCTATGCCCTGGGGCAGGACGGCGTGCGCCGCGTTTTGGAAAACGCCGCCGAAGATACCGGTTTCTTTCTGGATTTAAAACTGCATGACATTCCCAACACCGTCTCCGGCGCCGTCAAAGCCGTTGCGCCTTTAAATCCCGCTTTTCTGACCATCCATGCCGGCGGCGGCAAAAACATGGTCACCGCCGCTGTCGATGCGGCAAAAACCCACGCGCCCGCTATGACGATTCTGGCCGTAACGGTTCTGACACATATGACCGCGCAAGACCTGCAGCAAACAGGCGCCGGAAATGACACCGAAGCGCAGGTTCTGCGCCTTGCCGAAACAGCCCTTGAAGCCGGGGCGGGCGGTCTGGTCTGCTCGCCGCTGGAGATCGCCGCCCTGCGTCAGAGATTCGGCACCGCACCCGTCCTGATGGTTCCCGGCATCCGCCCGGCGGAAGAGCGCGTCACACAAGATGATCAAAGCCGGATTATGACGCCTAAGCAGGCTTTTTCAGCCGGCGCAAACCATCTGGTTATCGGACGCCCTATCACACAAGCCGCTGACCCCGCCGCTGCCGCCGCAAAAATCGCCGCGGCAATTCCCCCTTGCACGGCCGCCGCGTAA
- a CDS encoding acetyl-CoA carboxylase carboxyltransferase subunit beta — MSWLTNYVRPKIRALVTKKEVPDNLWTKCPSCEGMLFQRELEDNMNVCPSCNHHMKISVAARLNLLFDNGKYSEIELKHERDDPLKFRDRKRYRDRLKDSRHKTGRQDAIIVAKGTIGGNAVVIAAFNFDFMGGSMGAAVGNGLLRAAEIAVESKAALIAIPASGGARMQEGMLSLMQMPRSVIAVEKVKDAGLPYLVLLTDPTTGGVSASFAMLGDIHLAEPGAMIGFAGRRVIQETIREELPDGFQTAEYLLEHGMVDRVVSRTHLAREIGIILSILMPQKAAEPKNGKKNGNGKKSS; from the coding sequence ATGAGCTGGCTTACCAATTACGTTCGTCCGAAAATTCGCGCCCTTGTCACCAAGAAAGAGGTGCCTGATAATCTATGGACAAAATGCCCGTCTTGCGAGGGCATGCTGTTCCAGCGCGAGCTGGAAGACAATATGAATGTCTGCCCGTCCTGCAATCATCACATGAAAATTTCCGTCGCAGCGCGTCTGAACCTGCTGTTCGATAACGGCAAATACAGCGAAATCGAGCTAAAGCACGAACGCGATGATCCGTTAAAATTCCGCGACCGCAAACGTTACCGCGACCGCCTGAAAGACTCCCGTCATAAAACGGGACGGCAGGACGCCATCATTGTCGCCAAAGGCACAATCGGCGGCAATGCCGTTGTGATTGCCGCCTTTAATTTTGACTTTATGGGCGGGTCAATGGGGGCCGCCGTCGGTAACGGCCTTCTCCGCGCCGCCGAAATCGCCGTGGAAAGCAAGGCCGCCCTGATCGCCATTCCCGCATCGGGAGGCGCCCGTATGCAGGAGGGCATGCTGTCACTGATGCAAATGCCGCGCAGCGTGATTGCTGTTGAAAAGGTTAAAGATGCCGGCCTGCCTTATCTGGTGCTGCTGACCGATCCGACAACCGGCGGCGTTTCCGCATCTTTTGCCATGCTGGGTGACATCCACCTTGCCGAGCCCGGCGCGATGATCGGCTTTGCCGGCCGCCGCGTCATTCAGGAAACCATCCGCGAAGAACTGCCCGACGGTTTCCAGACCGCAGAATATCTTCTGGAACACGGTATGGTGGACCGCGTTGTTTCCCGCACGCATCTGGCACGGGAAATCGGCATTATTCTCTCCATCCTGATGCCGCAAAAAGCCGCAGAGCCCAAAAACGGCAAGAAAAACGGTAACGGAAAGAAATCTTCCTAA